DNA from Polyangiaceae bacterium:
CGCTGCAAGATGCGTGGAATCTGGTAGAAGCCCGGCTCGATGGTGACGGCCATGCCCGGCAGCAGGTCGCGGTCCAAACGGAGATAGCGATCGGCGGCCGACGTCGCGCGGGTTCGACCGGGCGCGTAGCCCGCGCGGTCGCCCAAGTCCTCCATGTCGTGCACGTCCAGTCCAAGCAAGTGTCCCACTCCATGGGGGAAGAACAGCGCACCCGCACCCCGCTCCAACAGTTCGGCGGGGTCGCCGCGCAAGATGCCGAGCTCGACGAGCCCAGTCACCAGAGTGCGACCCGCCGCGCGATGCACTTCGAGGTATCTGACCCCCGGTGCGACCGTCTCGATCGCCGCCACCTGCGCGCGCAGGACCAACTCGTAGATCTCACGTTGCGGAGTCGAGAAGCGCCCGCTCACCGGCCAGGTACGCGTCACGTCACCGGCGAAGCCTTCCGGAGTTTCCGCCCCCACGTCGGCCAGTACGAGATCGCCAGCCACGAGCTCTCCGTCATGACGCTCGTTGTGCAGCACTTGGCCCTGGCGCGTCACGATGGAGTTGTAGGAGGTGCCCATGCCGACTCGCGTGAAGCAGGCCTCCATCTCGGCGCGTACCGCCGCCTCGCGCATGCCAGGACGCGTGACGGCCATGCCTCGCGCGTGGGCCTCCGCCGTCACACTCGCGGCGAGCTGCAGTTGGGCGACGGCCCACTCGTCGTGCTGAAGTCGCAGCTCGATGATCGCTTCTGCCAGCGCGAGATCCGCCCCCTCTACTCCCGCGCCGCTCCCTGCGTCGATATCCCGGTCCACCAAGCCTGAGAGCCACAGAGCCGAATCCTCGTCTTGGGGCGGCAAGGTCGCGTAGTCGAGCTTCTTCAACGTCTCGATGGGTCGCACCTCGAGGCCCAACTCCTGCTCCAGCTGCTGCAAGCTGGGCTTCTCGCCGGTCCACAGCGCCTCCTCGGGATCGGGGACTTCGCAGTACAGCGCGGACTCGCCGTCGGCGACCACGAGGGCCGCCCCTTCCAAATGCAGCCCCACGAAGTAGAGGAAGTGGCTCTCTGCGCGGAACGGATGCCGGTTGTGGGGGAAGTTCCGCGGTTTGGACAAACCGGCACCGAGCAGCAGCGGCTGCGTCACACGCTTCGCGAGGCGGTCTCGTCGCTGAATGAACGCTCGTTTGGGACTGCGAGAGGGCCACATGAAAACGCCTCCGATCCAAGTCGGGTCTTGTGTCGTATGCAGGAGAGTGAGGCAACGGCCCCGAGGCCAATGTCTACAAGCACCCGAAATCCCCCAAGGAATCCCGGTCCGGCAAGTGACTAGCCGGGCTCGGACCTTACCAGCTACACTTCCGCGCCGCTTCCCGAAACCGTTTTCGGGGCGGCAGCGTAAGAGGAAGCCGGGGCAGCCCGTGGAATGGGCAGTCCCAGCGTTTTAACCAAACAACAGGAGAATCGTGGATGGCATTC
Protein-coding regions in this window:
- a CDS encoding aminopeptidase P family protein, whose translation is MWPSRSPKRAFIQRRDRLAKRVTQPLLLGAGLSKPRNFPHNRHPFRAESHFLYFVGLHLEGAALVVADGESALYCEVPDPEEALWTGEKPSLQQLEQELGLEVRPIETLKKLDYATLPPQDEDSALWLSGLVDRDIDAGSGAGVEGADLALAEAIIELRLQHDEWAVAQLQLAASVTAEAHARGMAVTRPGMREAAVRAEMEACFTRVGMGTSYNSIVTRQGQVLHNERHDGELVAGDLVLADVGAETPEGFAGDVTRTWPVSGRFSTPQREIYELVLRAQVAAIETVAPGVRYLEVHRAAGRTLVTGLVELGILRGDPAELLERGAGALFFPHGVGHLLGLDVHDMEDLGDRAGYAPGRTRATSAADRYLRLDRDLLPGMAVTIEPGFYQIPRILQRSEEVGELESALDRTTLAKYADVNGIRIEDDVLVTDGGAQVLTAAAPKDVAAVEAALG